The following are encoded together in the Patagioenas fasciata isolate bPatFas1 chromosome 7, bPatFas1.hap1, whole genome shotgun sequence genome:
- the CYP27A1 gene encoding sterol 26-hydroxylase, mitochondrial — MAGPSGGARWSSLPLLLRPRPPPPRSSPGTPRRTGGSAAAAAGPARLKGPEELPGPGLLRTFVWLFLRGYLLHTHRLQLMSRRIYGPIWKSTFGHYENINIGSPVVLEQLLRQEGKYPMRSDMALWKEHRDTRHLPYGPFTEEGERWYRLRQVLNKRLLKPSEAVLYADAIGEVVSDLMVRLRDERRRSPSGVLVGDVANLLYRFALEGISYILFETRIGCLKQQVPAETQRFIDSINLMFKNSIFATVLPRWSRKVLPFWDRYLDSWDTIFAFGKKLIDRKMKELEGQVERGKEVSGYLSYLLASGRLSLDEVYGSVAELLLAGVDTTSNTLSWALYHLSRDPGIQETLYQELKAVVPPDRFPGPEDISKMPMLRAIIKETLRVYPVVPTNARVFYEKDIIIGDYHFPKNTLFVLAHYAMSHDETYFPEPERFLPQRWLRGHGSPHHPFSSIPFGYGVRACVGRRIAELEMHLALARIIQAFEVRPDPRGVEVKSVSRIVLVADKPINLEFIARPGFP, encoded by the exons ATGGCGGGCCCGAGTGGTGGGGCTCGGTGGTCGTCGCTGCCGCTGCTCCtgcgcccccgcccgccgccgccgcgcagcAGCCCGGGGACGCCGCGAAGGACCGGGGGctcggcagcggcggcggcggggccggcgcggctGAAGGGACCAGAAGAGCtaccggggccggggctgctccgGACTTTCGTCTGGCTCTTCCTGCGCGGCTACCTGCTGCACACGCACCGGCTCCAG CTGATGTCCCGGCGCATTTACGGCCCAATCTGGAAGTCAACCTTTGGGCATTATGAGAACATCAACATTGGGAGCCCGGtggtgctggagcagctgctgcggcaGGAGGGCAAGTACCCCATGCGGAGCGACATGGCCCTGTGGAAGGAGCACCGGGACACCCGGCACCTGCCCTATGGACCCTTCACTGA GGAAGGGGAGCGCTGGTACCGCCTGCGCCAGGTCCTCAACAAGCGGCTGCTGAAGCCCTCGGAGGCAGTGCTGTACGCAGATGCCATCGGGGAGGTGGTGTCGGACTTGATGGTGCGGCTGAGGGACGAGCGGCGCCGCAGCCCCTCTGGAGTGCTGGTGGGGGACGTGGCCAACCTGCTCTACCGCTTCGCCCTGGAAG GGATCTCCTATATTCTTTTTGAGACCCGAATTGGGTGCCTGAAGCAGCAGGTCCCTGCTGAGACCCAGCGCTTCATCGACTCCATCAACCTCATGTTCAAGAACTCCATCTTTGCCACTGTACTGCCCCGCTGGAGCCGCAAGGTGCTGCCCTTCTGGGACCGCTACCTGGACAGCTGGGACACCATCTTTGCCTTCG GCAAGAAACTGATTGACCGGAAGATGAAGGAGCTGGAGGGGCAGGTTGAGCGGGGCAAGGAGGTGTCAGGCTACCTGAGCTACCTGCTAGCTAGTGGCAGGCTCAGCCTGGACGAAGTCTATGGCAGCGTGGCCGAGCTGCTGCTGGCTGGTGTGGACACG ACCTCCAACACGCTGTCCTGGGCGCTGTACCACCTCTCCCGGGACCCGGGCATCCAGGAGACCCTGTACCAGGAGCTGAAAGCTGTTGTGCCTCCTGACCGGTTTCCCGGTCCTGAGGATATCTCCAAGATGCCAATGCTTCGGGCCATTATCAAGGAGACGCTGAG GGTCTACCCCGTGGTGCCTACCAACGCCAGAGTCTTCTATGAGAAGGACATCATCATCGGAGACTACCACTTCCCCAAGAAT ACCCTCTTTGTCCTGGCTCACTATGCCATGTCCCATGACGAAACCTACTTTCCTGAGCCTGAACGGTTCCTGCCCCAGCGCTGGCTCCGTGGCCACGGCTCCCCGCACCACCCCTTCAGCTCCATCCCCTTTGGCTACGGGGTCCGTGCCTGTGTCGGCCGCCGCATCGCTGAACTGGAGATGCACCTGGCCCTCGCCAGG ATCATCCAGGCATTTGAGGTGCGGCCGGACCCCCGCGGTGTGGAGGTGAAGTCTGTGTCCCGCATTGTCTTGGTGGCCGACAAGCCCATCAACCTCGAATTCATCGCTCGCCCGGGGTTCCCCTGA
- the PRKAG3 gene encoding 5'-AMP-activated protein kinase subunit gamma-3 isoform X3, translating to MEQLSSPAASQVALLDATACPEEEGFSGTLCSREVKEEGEDEEEDSQRSPRPVTFTLGNELLGLGPESEFQSPDAEIYMHFMRSHCCYDTIPTSCKLVVFDISLEIKKAFVALVANGVRAAPLWDSKTQSFVGMLTITDFINILHRYYRSPLVQIYEVEEHKIETWREVYLQGSFKPLVYISPSHSLFDAVYSLIKHKIHRLPIIEPVSGNVLHILTHKRILKFLHIFGSTIPKPRFLKKTVQELCIGTFRDVAVVLETAPVYTALEIFVDRRVSALPVVNDAGQVVGLYSRFDVIWQQNEVPGDTGVLSRATSPVAPGSSEDLQQPGHQRAGGAAAANHLPGGGPHLLPPRNHGGHH from the exons GTGGCGCTGCTGGATGCCACTGCCTGCCCCGAGGAGGAAG GGTTCTCAGGGACCCTGTGCTCCAGGGAGgtgaaggaggagggagaggatgaggaagaggacAGCCAGAGAAGCCCACGACCTGTCACCTTCACACTGGGAAATGAGCTATtggggctgggcccagagagtgagTTTCAGAGCCCTGATGCCGAGATCTACATGCACTTCATGAGGAGCCACTGCTGCTATGACACCATTCCCACCAGCTGCAAGCTTGTTGTCTTCGACATCTCCCTGGAG ATCAAGAAAGCTTTTGTGGCACTGGTGGCCAACGGGGTGCGTGCTGCCCCACTCTGGGACAGCAAGACACAGAGCTTTGTTG GAATGCTCACCATCACTGACTTCATCAACATCCTCCACCGCTACTACCGCTCGCCCTTG GTTCAGATCTATGAGGTGGAGGAGCACAAGATTGagacctggagag AGGTGTACCTGCAGGGCTCCTTCAAGCCATTGGTGTACATCTCACCAAGCCATAG cctcTTCGATGCTGTCTACTCCCTGATCAAGCACAAGATCCATCGCCTGCCCATCATCGAGCCCGTCTCAGGCAACGTCCTGCACATTCTGACTCACAAGCGCATCCTCAAGTTTCTTCACATCTTT ggctcCACCATCCCTAAGCCACGCTTCCTGAAGAAAACAGTGCAGGAGCTGTGTATAGGCACCTTCCGTGATGTTGCTGTCGTGCTGGAAACTGCCCCCGTCTACACCGCCCTGGAGATCTTCGTGGACCGCCGTGTTTCTGCCCTGCCCGTCGTCAATGATGCTG GACAAGTGGTTGGCCTTTACTCCCGGTTTGACGTCATT TGGCAGCAGAATGAGGTGCCAGGAGACACTGGGGTGCTGAGCAGGGCCACCTCTCCTGTAGCACCTGGCAGCTCAGAAGACCTACAACAACCTGGACATCAGCGTGCGGGAGGCGCTGCGGCAGCGAACCATCTGCCTGGAGGGGGTCCTCACCTGCTACCCCCACGAAACCATGGAGGACATCATTGA
- the PRKAG3 gene encoding 5'-AMP-activated protein kinase subunit gamma-3 isoform X1 gives MEQLSSPAASQVALLDATACPEEEGFSGTLCSREVKEEGEDEEEDSQRSPRPVTFTLGNELLGLGPESEFQSPDAEIYMHFMRSHCCYDTIPTSCKLVVFDISLEIKKAFVALVANGVRAAPLWDSKTQSFVGMLTITDFINILHRYYRSPLVQIYEVEEHKIETWREVYLQGSFKPLVYISPSHSLFDAVYSLIKHKIHRLPIIEPVSGNVLHILTHKRILKFLHIFDKWLAFTPGLTSFTWQLRRPTTTWTSACGRRCGSEPSAWRGSSPATPTKPWRTSLTALPRSRSIAWFWWMRTSTRGASFPSLTSSRPLCSLLQASTDPCSEDTREVPSLTQSSLTWPWAPEALHREDLPAHPGPGACLESRARFCWPRGGREQGKSGPGVRPTSEYMVMLNGHHAEGAMPCLQLGIGTHMALRRSATLPPSCCWI, from the exons GTGGCGCTGCTGGATGCCACTGCCTGCCCCGAGGAGGAAG GGTTCTCAGGGACCCTGTGCTCCAGGGAGgtgaaggaggagggagaggatgaggaagaggacAGCCAGAGAAGCCCACGACCTGTCACCTTCACACTGGGAAATGAGCTATtggggctgggcccagagagtgagTTTCAGAGCCCTGATGCCGAGATCTACATGCACTTCATGAGGAGCCACTGCTGCTATGACACCATTCCCACCAGCTGCAAGCTTGTTGTCTTCGACATCTCCCTGGAG ATCAAGAAAGCTTTTGTGGCACTGGTGGCCAACGGGGTGCGTGCTGCCCCACTCTGGGACAGCAAGACACAGAGCTTTGTTG GAATGCTCACCATCACTGACTTCATCAACATCCTCCACCGCTACTACCGCTCGCCCTTG GTTCAGATCTATGAGGTGGAGGAGCACAAGATTGagacctggagag AGGTGTACCTGCAGGGCTCCTTCAAGCCATTGGTGTACATCTCACCAAGCCATAG cctcTTCGATGCTGTCTACTCCCTGATCAAGCACAAGATCCATCGCCTGCCCATCATCGAGCCCGTCTCAGGCAACGTCCTGCACATTCTGACTCACAAGCGCATCCTCAAGTTTCTTCACATCTTT GACAAGTGGTTGGCCTTTACTCCCGGTTTGACGTCATT CACCTGGCAGCTCAGAAGACCTACAACAACCTGGACATCAGCGTGCGGGAGGCGCTGCGGCAGCGAACCATCTGCCTGGAGGGGGTCCTCACCTGCTACCCCCACGAAACCATGGAGGACATCATTGACCGCATTGCCAAGGagcag GTCCATCGCCTGGTTTTGGTGGATGAGAACCAGTACCCGCGGGGCATCGTTTCCCTCTCTGACATCCTCCAGGCCCTTGTGCTCACTCCTGCAG GCATCGACCGATCCTTGTTCTGAAGACACCAGGGAAGTGCCATCTCTGACTCAGAGCTCTCTTACATGGCCCTGGGCTCCAGAGGCTCTCCACAGGGAGGACCTGCCTGCCCATCCTGGTCCTGGGGCTTGTCTTGAGTCCAGGGCCCGATTCTGCTGGCCTCGGGGAGGCAGGGAACAGGGAAAAAGTGGCCCAGGGGTGCGTCCCACCAGCGAGTACATGGTGATGCTCAATGGGCACCATGCCGAGGGAGCCATGCCATGCCTGCAGCTGGGCATAGGGACACACATGGCCCTGAGGCGCTCAGCCACCCTGCCTCCATCCTGCTGCTGGATTTGA
- the PRKAG3 gene encoding 5'-AMP-activated protein kinase subunit gamma-3 isoform X4, whose product MEQLSSPAASQVALLDATACPEEEGFSGTLCSREVKEEGEDEEEDSQRSPRPVTFTLGNELLGLGPESEFQSPDAEIYMHFMRSHCCYDTIPTSCKLVVFDISLEIKKAFVALVANGVRAAPLWDSKTQSFVGMLTITDFINILHRYYRSPLVQIYEVEEHKIETWREVYLQGSFKPLVYISPSHSLFDAVYSLIKHKIHRLPIIEPVSGNVLHILTHKRILKFLHIFDKWLAFTPGLTSFTWQLRRPTTTWTSACGRRCGSEPSAWRGSSPATPTKPWRTSLTALPRSRSIAWFWWMRTSTRGASFPSLTSSRPLCSLLQVSMLLTLSPQRTIFLHLHPSFLSTSGIDRSLF is encoded by the exons GTGGCGCTGCTGGATGCCACTGCCTGCCCCGAGGAGGAAG GGTTCTCAGGGACCCTGTGCTCCAGGGAGgtgaaggaggagggagaggatgaggaagaggacAGCCAGAGAAGCCCACGACCTGTCACCTTCACACTGGGAAATGAGCTATtggggctgggcccagagagtgagTTTCAGAGCCCTGATGCCGAGATCTACATGCACTTCATGAGGAGCCACTGCTGCTATGACACCATTCCCACCAGCTGCAAGCTTGTTGTCTTCGACATCTCCCTGGAG ATCAAGAAAGCTTTTGTGGCACTGGTGGCCAACGGGGTGCGTGCTGCCCCACTCTGGGACAGCAAGACACAGAGCTTTGTTG GAATGCTCACCATCACTGACTTCATCAACATCCTCCACCGCTACTACCGCTCGCCCTTG GTTCAGATCTATGAGGTGGAGGAGCACAAGATTGagacctggagag AGGTGTACCTGCAGGGCTCCTTCAAGCCATTGGTGTACATCTCACCAAGCCATAG cctcTTCGATGCTGTCTACTCCCTGATCAAGCACAAGATCCATCGCCTGCCCATCATCGAGCCCGTCTCAGGCAACGTCCTGCACATTCTGACTCACAAGCGCATCCTCAAGTTTCTTCACATCTTT GACAAGTGGTTGGCCTTTACTCCCGGTTTGACGTCATT CACCTGGCAGCTCAGAAGACCTACAACAACCTGGACATCAGCGTGCGGGAGGCGCTGCGGCAGCGAACCATCTGCCTGGAGGGGGTCCTCACCTGCTACCCCCACGAAACCATGGAGGACATCATTGACCGCATTGCCAAGGagcag GTCCATCGCCTGGTTTTGGTGGATGAGAACCAGTACCCGCGGGGCATCGTTTCCCTCTCTGACATCCTCCAGGCCCTTGTGCTCACTCCTGCAGGTATCGATGCTCTTAACTCTTAGCCCGCAACGCACCATCTTTCTCCACTTGCATCCTTCATTTCTCTCCACTTCAG GCATCGACCGATCCTTGTTCTGA
- the WNT6 gene encoding protein Wnt-6, producing the protein MLPSSRTQLGLFFILLCPANIIGLWWAVGSPLVMDPNSICRKTKRLAGKQAELCQLEPEIVQEVAKGTKLGVRECQYQFRFRRWNCTSHSKYFGKILQQDIRETAFVYAITAAGVSHAITQACSMGELLQCGCELTRSRAPPSPTAGLGTEGTAWEWGGCGDDVQFGYEKSQQFMDAKSKKGKNDIRALIDLHNNEAGRLAVRSYMRTECKCHGLSGSCTLRTCWRKMPHFREVGDRLLERFNGAFKVMGGNDGKTLIPVGDNIKPPDKQDLIYSADSPDFCSANRKTGSLGTRGRVCNSTAMDTSGCDLLCCGRGHRDETVVLEENCLCRFHWCCVVQCRKCSVRQELSLCI; encoded by the exons ATGCTGCCTTCCTCGCGGACCCAGCTGGGGctcttcttcatcctcctctgcCCCGCCAACATCATCGGGCTCTGGTG ggcaGTGGGGAGCCCCCTCGTCATGGACCCCAACAGCATCTGCCGCAAGACGAAGCGGTTGGCGGGGAAGCAGGCGGAGCTGTGCCAGCTGGAACCGGAGATTGTGCAGGAGGTGGCCAAGGGCACCAAGCTGGGCGTCCGGGAGTGCCAGTACCAATTCCGCTTCCGCCGCTGGAACTGCACCAGCCACAGCAAGTACTTCGGCAAGATCCTGCAGCAGG aTATCCGGGAGACAGCCTTCGTGTATGCCATCACGGCGGCCGGGGTGAGCCACGCCATCACGCAGGCCTGCAGCATGGGCGAGCTGCTGCAGTGCGGCTGTGAGCTGACACGGAGCCGGGCTCCCCCCTCACCCACGGCGGGTCTGGGCACCGAGGGCACTGCCTGGGAGTGGGGGGGCTGCGGGGATGATGTGCAGTTCGGCTATGAGAAGTCCCAGCAGTTCATGGATGCCAAGAGCAAGAAAGGCAAAAATGACATCCGGGCTCTCATCGATCTGCACAACAATGAAGCTGGACGTTTG GCAGTGCGCAGCTACATGAGGACAGAGTGCAAATGCCATGGGCTGTCGGGCTCCTGCACCCTGCGGACCTGCTGGCGGAAGATGCCCCATTTTCGTGAGGTGGGGGACCGCCTGCTCGAGCGCTTCAACGGGGCTTTCAAGGTGATGGGGGGCAACGATGGGAAAACCCTCATCCCGGTTGGTGACAACATCAAACCACCTGACAAGCAGGACCTCATCTATTCTGCTGACTCGCCTGATTTCTGCTCAGCTAACCGTAAGACGGGTTCGCTGGGCACCCGGGGCCGTGTCTGTAACAGCACGGCCATGGACACGAGTGGGTGTGACCTGCTGTGCTGCGGGCGAGGGCACCGGGACGAGACGGTGGTGCTGGAGGAGAACTGCCTTTGCCGCTTCCACTGGTGCTGCGTGGTACAGTGCCGCAAGTGCTCCGTCCGTCAGGAGCTCAGCCTCTGC
- the PRKAG3 gene encoding 5'-AMP-activated protein kinase subunit gamma-3 isoform X2 produces MEQLSSPAASQVALLDATACPEEEGFSGTLCSREVKEEGEDEEEDSQRSPRPVTFTLGNELLGLGPESEFQSPDAEIYMHFMRSHCCYDTIPTSCKLVVFDISLEIKKAFVALVANGVRAAPLWDSKTQSFVGMLTITDFINILHRYYRSPLVQIYEVEEHKIETWREVYLQGSFKPLVYISPSHSLFDAVYSLIKHKIHRLPIIEPVSGNVLHILTHKRILKFLHIFGSTIPKPRFLKKTVQELCIGTFRDVAVVLETAPVYTALEIFVDRRVSALPVVNDAGQVVGLYSRFDVIHLAAQKTYNNLDISVREALRQRTICLEGVLTCYPHETMEDIIDRIAKEQVHRLVLVDENQYPRGIVSLSDILQALVLTPAGIDRSLF; encoded by the exons GTGGCGCTGCTGGATGCCACTGCCTGCCCCGAGGAGGAAG GGTTCTCAGGGACCCTGTGCTCCAGGGAGgtgaaggaggagggagaggatgaggaagaggacAGCCAGAGAAGCCCACGACCTGTCACCTTCACACTGGGAAATGAGCTATtggggctgggcccagagagtgagTTTCAGAGCCCTGATGCCGAGATCTACATGCACTTCATGAGGAGCCACTGCTGCTATGACACCATTCCCACCAGCTGCAAGCTTGTTGTCTTCGACATCTCCCTGGAG ATCAAGAAAGCTTTTGTGGCACTGGTGGCCAACGGGGTGCGTGCTGCCCCACTCTGGGACAGCAAGACACAGAGCTTTGTTG GAATGCTCACCATCACTGACTTCATCAACATCCTCCACCGCTACTACCGCTCGCCCTTG GTTCAGATCTATGAGGTGGAGGAGCACAAGATTGagacctggagag AGGTGTACCTGCAGGGCTCCTTCAAGCCATTGGTGTACATCTCACCAAGCCATAG cctcTTCGATGCTGTCTACTCCCTGATCAAGCACAAGATCCATCGCCTGCCCATCATCGAGCCCGTCTCAGGCAACGTCCTGCACATTCTGACTCACAAGCGCATCCTCAAGTTTCTTCACATCTTT ggctcCACCATCCCTAAGCCACGCTTCCTGAAGAAAACAGTGCAGGAGCTGTGTATAGGCACCTTCCGTGATGTTGCTGTCGTGCTGGAAACTGCCCCCGTCTACACCGCCCTGGAGATCTTCGTGGACCGCCGTGTTTCTGCCCTGCCCGTCGTCAATGATGCTG GACAAGTGGTTGGCCTTTACTCCCGGTTTGACGTCATT CACCTGGCAGCTCAGAAGACCTACAACAACCTGGACATCAGCGTGCGGGAGGCGCTGCGGCAGCGAACCATCTGCCTGGAGGGGGTCCTCACCTGCTACCCCCACGAAACCATGGAGGACATCATTGACCGCATTGCCAAGGagcag GTCCATCGCCTGGTTTTGGTGGATGAGAACCAGTACCCGCGGGGCATCGTTTCCCTCTCTGACATCCTCCAGGCCCTTGTGCTCACTCCTGCAG GCATCGACCGATCCTTGTTCTGA